From the Candidatus Binataceae bacterium genome, the window CGGCGGCTCGTCGAGCACACCGTTGTCCATCCCCTTGAGAAAATGATCGAACCATCGGAGCTGAAAGGCGTGCAGTTCGATTACCGCCTCGGCGCCGAAATCGATGTCGCCGGTGCCGCGCGAGGTCGGGATAGAGTAGGGCAGCAGATGCGCCCACGGACCCATCAGCAGCTTCTGCGCGCGGCGCGCGCGCTCGCTGCGCGCGCGATCGCGCATCCCGAGGTACATCGCCAGCGTGTCGTACTGAAAGACGTCGTACCACGAGCCGACGTGCAGCATCGGGGTGTCGAATTCGCCAAAGCGTGTGCGCAGATCGGTCTGCGCCCAGTACGGGCCGTCGGTCCAGTTGCGCAGATAGTCGGCCAGATACGGCGCGCCCTCTTTGAGCCGCTCACCCCAGTCGCGCAGCGGCAGATGGTGGTAGGCTTCGCGCTTGAGCGGCGCCATCGGGATGTCCGGGCGCGAGACGTAGCTGTCCAGGCGCGCGCGATGCGCCTCGTAAATTCCCTTGCGCGCCAACGTGTCGCGCGCCATGAACATGAAGTACGCCAGCATCCACCCCAGTTCGAGTAGCCCGCGCCGATAGGCGAAGTTCTCGAAGTAGGTGACCGGCCCCGAAACCGGCGCGGCGGCGAGCAGATTGGGCGGTCGCAGGCTCGCCGCATAGTACTGCACCAGTCCCAGGTACGACTGCCCGACCATCCCGACCTTGCCGTCGGCCCACGGCAGCGCGGCCGCCCACTGCACGGTGTCGTAGCCGTCGCATGCCTCGTGGACGAAGGGATAGAAGTCGCCCTCGGAACTGTGGCGGCCGCGGGTGTCCTGCACCACGACGACGTAGCCACGTGGCGGAAAGTAGTCCTTCTCCGTCAGCGCCATTCCGGCGCCCTTGTCGTAGGGCGTGCGCACGACCAACACGGGGAAGCGGCCGGGCGCGTCGGGGCGATAGATGTCGGCGCGCAGCTGCACGCCGTCGCGCGTGCGCATCGCCAGATCTTTTTCGACGGTCACCTTGTAGGTCGGTTCACTTTGCTGCCGCGCATTCGCCATCGTCGATGCTCCCCGCCGCGCGTACCGCGCGGGCGCTCATAAATCGTTCGTCGATCGAGTGTGTAGAACACTGCGAGGCGCAAAAGCCAGCGCCGCGATTGTCGCTCTACCGCGGCCGTGGGACCACTGGGGCCGTTGGGCGAGCAGGCAGAGATCGCGCCCGCCCGTGATCGCTGCGATCGCGCGATGGGCCTGGTCTGCGGATGCTCATTAAATGCCGTCGTGGCTACCGTTGATTTTCGGTCGCCCGCTTCGCATTGGTGGGCTTCGCTTCCCTCGCTTAGATTTTGCCTTCCGCCCCGGCCTTGGTATCTGCCTTGCACGCCTTCATATCGGAGCGGCGGGCGAGCGCCGGCACGCGACGGCGAGCGTCGCGAGCGCCGAGGGCCGCGGGTGGCAAGGCCGCCGGCGCGCGCAGGACGGGCGGGTGAGCGGTCGGGATGGCGGACGGGGCCGGGCGGTGCGGTTTGGGATTCGCGATGGCGAGTATCGCGGTGGCCGATAACGCGCGAGTCTTCCTGGAAGAGGGAGTTTCCCAACGAGTGGCTCCGCTGCTTTCGGCGCTCGGCGTCGAGCTGACGAGCGCGGCCGAAGGCCAGGGCGCCACCTTGCGCGCAGAGTTTATCCGCGGCGCCAACGCTGCCCACCGCCTACGCCTGTATCGTGCGGACGTGGGCGATGCGCTTGAGTTCGACGTCCCCAACGCCTGCGCCGCCGCCAGCGCGATCCTTTCCCACGCGCTCAACCTGCCCTCGCCGTTGCTCACCGCCGACGAGGGTATGTTCGCCGTCCTGCGCGCCGCCGTCCGTACTGCGCGCACCGATTCGCCGATCGTGCTCACCGGCGAAACCGGTACTGGCAAGGAGCTGCTGGTGCGTTTGATCCACGCGGCGAGCGGGCGCGCGGGCGGGATGTTCTCGGTCAATTGCGCGGCGCTCAACGACAGCCTGGGCGAGCACGCGGCCAGCCTGGCGGAGGATGTCGCGGGCGACGGCATGATCGGCGTTGACGCGCTGTTTGCGGCCCCCGACACCACACTCTTCCTCGACCAGGTCGCGGAGCTTACGCACGTCTCGCAGACCTGGGTGCTGCACGCGATCATGCGCGCGGCGGACCAGGCGGCGGGGCCGACGGTGCGTGGGGGCGCGCGTCTTATCTCGGCAACCAACCGCGCGCTCGAGCCGCTGGTCGCCGCCGGCGAATTCCGCCGCGAGCTCTACGATCGATTGGGCGTACTGACGATCGCGCTGCCGCCACTGCGTGAACGTCCGCCCGATATTTTGCTGCTCGGGGCGTATTTCCTGCGCACGGCCGCCGCCGACTTGAGCTTCACTGCGGGCGCACTCAAGGCGCTGACCGCCTATCCGTTTCCGGGCAACGTGCGCGAGCTGCACAATCTGGTGACCCGCCTGGCGATCCTGCCGCGCGAGGCCGCCAGCCGCGTGATCCATGCTTCCGAGGTGCGCGCGCAGCTCGTCGCGGCCAACACGCCGGCCTCGATCTGGAAGGCCAGTCCGTTTCGGACCCGCTGCGAGATGGCGCGCCAGGCGCTGGCCGCGTGCAAGGGCGACCGCGCGGCCGCCGCCCGCAAGCTCGGAATCAGCATGCGCGCTCTACAACGACACGCCGTCGCAAATCGCGGCGCCTCGCAGCCGCGCGGCCGCTAGGCGGTTGCGTCGGCGCCCAATTACCCGCCACCGGCCCGATCACTTCTGTTGGCCTCCGATGCGGGAAAGCTCAATTGACTTAACTCCGCACGCGGCATACGGATTAGCCCAGCTTGGGAGACAAATTAGGTCGGCTAAAGCTGGGAAATCGCCGGAGAAGGACTTCCGGCTTGTCATGGCCTAGCCGGCGTGCGTCCGAAGCAACGCAGTGCGCCCGCGAGCCTCATGGCGACCGATTAACCGCGGACGAGTTGGGGGAACTGGACGGAAAGGAGGACCGAGGTTTATGCGTATGTCACGCAGCCTGGGAACCTTGCTCATCGCTCTCTGCGTGGGAGCGGTGGCGCCGTCGGCAACCGCGCTGGCGCAAGGCGGGGAGGCGCAGACGATCCCGCCGGGCACGGTGATCACGAAGCAGAACTGGCGCCAGTACCAGCAATTCTTCTCGGACGGCGAGAAATATTTCTGGGAGGGACAGGGATTCTGGAAAATGCCGGACGACGTCGAAATTCATGTCGGCCAGCCGCATCATTTCACCCTGCCGCCGCCGTTCGTCGAAGCCAACGAGAAGTACGGCGGGCAAACGCGGCTGGTCAAGATGCCCGACGGCCGCTTCAAGCTGGAGAACTACGTGGCGGGATTCCCGTTTCCCAACCCCAGCGGGCCCGACATCGGAACTGAAATCGCGGCCAACGTGACGTATCGGCTGCAAGGCGAGATGTTCGCCGTCTTTGCCGACCTCTACCCGGACGGCCAGTTGCCCGGCGGCTTCTTCGTCAAGGATCGCTTCGGCCACTGGGCGGCAACGAAGGTTGATGCGCTTTATCGTCAGCTCGCCTACAACTGGGAGCCGGGCAAGCCGCGCATCAACCCGCAGGCCGCCGGCGCATGGTACACCGAATGGCTGATGGTCGAGGTCCCTGAGCAGTCGAAGTACACCGCCGACCTGACGATCTTCTTCCAGGACAATCTGCGCGAGGAGGAAAACTACGTATTCATCCCGGCGCTGCGCCGCTCGCTGCGGCTGTCAGTGTCGGCGCGCTGCGCGCCACTGTTCGGCAGCGATATGACGCACGACGATCAGCGAATCGGATGGAACGGCGGAGTCGGCATGTTTCAGGCCAAGCTGCTCGGTTCGCAGCCGCTGTTGACCTTGCAAGACATGACCAAGGCGGCGGGCAGGTTCCCCGACGAGTACGACGGGATGCTGGGATGGCCCAAGCCGTCGTGGGGCGATTGGGAGGTGCGCCAGGTATGGAAGATCGACGTCGGGCGCATCCCGTCGCTCTCCCCAGGCTACTGCTACGGTCGGCGCGTGATGTATATCGACAGGCAGTACTACCAGACCCAGGCCGAAGACCTCTACGACGCCAATCACAAGCTGTGGAAGGTCGTGGTGATCGCGCTGACCGCCAAACCGATCGACCACGGCGAGGGCGGGCCACAGATGGGCGCGTCGGCGATTTGGGAGACGTACTGGGACGTGCAGAACGAGCACGTCAGCTACGTCACCAGCATGGGCGCCAACGGCGACTCGTTCAAAGTCGATTACGAGATTCCCAAGCAGTACGACAACATCCCCAAGTACTCGACTCCGGGCGGTCTGATGCAGCTGATGCGCTAGACGCAGGCTTTTCAAGCTGACAATGCAAGCGGGGCGCGGCCATCCGCCGCGCCCCGCTTGCTTTCCGCCCTCAGGATCCCGGTCTGCTGCGCGCTTGCGCCGCAGGCGCTCCTAACCCTTGGGTAGGCCGAGCACGCGCTCGCCGATGATGTTGTGCTGGATCTGGTTGGTGCCGGCGTAGATCGTTGGCCCGCGCGCCGCCAGCATCCGCTGCGACCAGACACCCTGGTCGAGCGCGAAGTCGGCGTGATGCTCGAGCTGGCTGTACGGCCCCAGCAGTTCCATCGCGAACATCGCGATCCGCAGCCCGAGCTCGGTCGCGCACAGCTTCATCATCGAACCCTCGGGCCCCGGCGGCAGCCCCTTGAGCTGGCGCGTGAGCTGGCGGAAGCCGGTGTACTTGATCGCCTCGGTCTCCATCGCGAACTGCGCGATTTTCTGGCGCACGCTGCTTTCCTCCCATGCGCTGCGCCCGTTGCGCCGGACGCGCCGCGCAAGCTCGGTCAGCTCGCGCACTTGCTTGCGCAGCCCGCGGTCATGGCCGCCCGAGCGTTCAAACATCAGCGTCGTAATCGCAACCTGCCATCCCTGGTTCTTCTGCCCGACGATGTTGGCGCGCGGCACCCGCACGTCCTCGAAGAAGACCTGATTGAAACCGCGCGCGCCCGTCATCTGGACCAGCGGGCGTACTGTGATCCCGGGCGTCTTCATGTCCACCAGCAGGTAGCTGATGCCCCTGTGCTTGGGCGCCTCGGGGTCGGTGCGGGTAAGTAAGAAGATCCAGTCGGCGTGATGCGCCGAGGAGGTCCAGATCTTCGAGCCGTTGACGACGAAGTAGTCGCCGTCCTCGACCGCGCGGGTCTGAAGCGAGGCGAGGTCCGAGCCCGAGTTGGGCTCCGAGTAGCCCTGGCACCAGATCTCCTCGGCGGTGAGGATCTTCGGCAAAAAGCGCCTCTTCTGTTCCTCGCTGCCCCAGTGGATGAGCGTGGGGCCGAGCAGCGGGATGCCGAAGCCAGTGTAGGGCGCCGCCGATCCGATGCGTTCGAGCTCCTGCTCGTAGATGATCGTCTGGAGCAGGCTTGCGCCGCGTCCGCCGTACTCCCTGGGCCAGCTGATTCCGATCCAGCCGCCCTCGTTGAGCCTGCGGTGCCAGCGCACGTTGGCCTCCCATTGGCCTTCGGCCTCGTCGGCCAGCGGCTCGCGCAGCGGGATGGCGTACTGCTTGTTGTTCTCCAGCCAGGCGCGGAATTCCGCGCGGAACGCCTCGTCCTCGGGACTGTAGTTGAAATCCATCAGCGCTTCGCCCTCTGGAACATGATTTTCGACCGTCGCGCGCGCGCCGTCTAGCCCTTGGGCAGGCCCAGGATGCGCTCGCCGATGATGTTGTGCTGGATCTGGTTGGTGCCGGCGGCGATCGTGCCCGAGCGCGCCGAGAGCAGCCGGAACGACCAGCATCCGTTATCGAGTGCGAACGGCGCGCCGTACTCGAACTGGCTGTAGGGGCCGAGCAGCTCGGCCGCGAAGAGCTGCAGGCGCATGTTGAGCTCGGTGCTGCACAGCTTGAGGATCGAGCCCTCGGGCCCCGGCGGCAGGCCCCGCAGCCGGCGCGTGAGCTGGCGGTACCAGGTGTATTTGATCGCCTGCGCCTCGCACTCCATCGCCGCGATCTTCTGCCGCACGCTGCTGTCCTCCCATGCGCTGCGCCCGTCGCGTTCAATCCGCCGCGCGAGGCTTGCCAGCTCGCGCAACTGAACCTCGGTGTTGCGGCTTAGGTTGCGCTCGAACATCAGCGTCGTGATCGCGACCTGCCATCCCTGGTTCTTCTCGCCGACGATATTCTTTCTGGGGACCCGTACGTCCTCGAAGAAGACCTCGTTGAAGCCGCGTGCGCCGGTCATCTGGACCAGCGGGCGCACGGTGATGCCGGGGCTGCGCATATCGACCAGCAGGTAGCTTATTCCGCGATGCTTGGGCGCGTCGGGGTCGGTGCGCACCAGCAAAAAGCACCAGTCCGAGTGTTGCGCGCCCGAGGTCCATACCTTCTGCCCGTTGACCACGAAGTCGTCGCCGTCCTCGACCGCGCGGGTCTGAAGCGAGGCGAGGTCGCTGCCGGCGTTGGGCTCGGAGTAGCCCTGGCACCAGATCTCCTCGACGCTGAGAATCTTTGGAATGAAACGGCGCTTCTGCTCCTCGGTGCCCCAGTGCATCAGGGTCGGCCCGATAAGGCTGAGTCCCGAGCCGATAAACGGCAGCGGCGCGCCGACGCGCTGGAGCTCCTCGTGATAGATGATGGTTTGCAGGACGCTCGCGCCGCGTCCGCCATACTCCTTGGGCCAGTCGATGCCGAGCCATCCGCCCGCGGCGAGCTTCTTGCACCAGGCGATCTTCTGGGGCCAATCCTGGTCGTCTTCGGTCGCCAGCATCTCGAGCGCGAAGCGGGCGTCTTTGGGCGCGTTGCGCTCCAGCCAGGCGCGGAACTCGGAGCGGAAGGCCTCGTCCCCGGCACTGTAGTTGAAGTCCATCGTTGACGCTGTCTCTCCCCGCGGCGGCGTCCGGCCGTCAATGCGTGCCGGCAACCCTAAGGATGCATATCAGGCGCCGTTTGCAAAGCGCTGGCCAGCGGCCGGACTGTGCGCACCGTTGCTACGCTTCGGGGCGCGATTGACAACTCCGCGCCGTTCGCGGAAAACAGCCACGTACGGCCGTGAAAATCACGCTCGATCTGCCCGCCGACGTCTTCGACGCCGACTTTCCCGAAGACGCCTTCGCCGCCCGCGTGCGCGAACGCGCGATCCTCGAGCTGGTCGGCATGCATCGCCTGCACGAGCACGAAGCGGCGCGGATGTTGGGGCTGCAGCGCTGGGAGCTGGTCGAGCGGATGGAGGCGGCAGGAATCAGCCCCACCGAGAAGGTCTTCGACGAAATCCGCGGCGCGCTCGGCCGCGCGCTCGCCGCGCGCGGCGCGGCCGCCGGCGAAGGGAGAATTGCGATGCGGCTTCTGCACACGATGATCCGGGTCAACAACCTTGACGAGACGCTGAAATTCTACTGCGACGCGCTGGGGATGAAGCTCTTGCGCCGCAAGGACTATCCCGAAGGCCGCTTCACACTCGCCTTCGTCGGTTACGGCGGCGAGGATGACAGCACGGTCATCGAGCTGACCCACAACTGGGACATCAACAGCTACGAGCAGGGCAACGCGTTTGGCCATCTCGCGATCGGCGTCGCCGACATCTACAAGACCTGCGAGGAACTGCGCCGCAAAGGGGTCAAGATCACGCGTGAGCCGGGCCCGATGAAGTTCGGCGGCGGCCCGATCGCGTTCATCGAGGATCCCAACGGCTACAAGATTGAATTGATCGAGCGCACGTAACGGAGAAATCAATGAAGGCGGTCGTCTACCAGCGCCCGAACGAACTCGAAGTCGTTGACCTGCCGCGGCCCAAGGCCGGCGCCGGCGAGGTCGTGCTCAAGGTTCATGCCTGCGGCATCTGCGGCTCCGATCTCCATGCCGTGCAGCACGGCTTCGGGCTGCGGCCGGGAT encodes:
- a CDS encoding acyl-CoA dehydrogenase family protein; amino-acid sequence: MDFNYSAGDEAFRSEFRAWLERNAPKDARFALEMLATEDDQDWPQKIAWCKKLAAGGWLGIDWPKEYGGRGASVLQTIIYHEELQRVGAPLPFIGSGLSLIGPTLMHWGTEEQKRRFIPKILSVEEIWCQGYSEPNAGSDLASLQTRAVEDGDDFVVNGQKVWTSGAQHSDWCFLLVRTDPDAPKHRGISYLLVDMRSPGITVRPLVQMTGARGFNEVFFEDVRVPRKNIVGEKNQGWQVAITTLMFERNLSRNTEVQLRELASLARRIERDGRSAWEDSSVRQKIAAMECEAQAIKYTWYRQLTRRLRGLPPGPEGSILKLCSTELNMRLQLFAAELLGPYSQFEYGAPFALDNGCWSFRLLSARSGTIAAGTNQIQHNIIGERILGLPKG
- a CDS encoding CocE/NonD family hydrolase; its protein translation is MANARQQSEPTYKVTVEKDLAMRTRDGVQLRADIYRPDAPGRFPVLVVRTPYDKGAGMALTEKDYFPPRGYVVVVQDTRGRHSSEGDFYPFVHEACDGYDTVQWAAALPWADGKVGMVGQSYLGLVQYYAASLRPPNLLAAAPVSGPVTYFENFAYRRGLLELGWMLAYFMFMARDTLARKGIYEAHRARLDSYVSRPDIPMAPLKREAYHHLPLRDWGERLKEGAPYLADYLRNWTDGPYWAQTDLRTRFGEFDTPMLHVGSWYDVFQYDTLAMYLGMRDRARSERARRAQKLLMGPWAHLLPYSIPTSRGTGDIDFGAEAVIELHAFQLRWFDHFLKGMDNGVLDEPPVRLFVMGENRWRDENEWPLARTRYTEMFLHSGGRANTLAGDGRLAFERPAEEPVDRYVYDPNDPVPTRGGTTLGLKAGVFDQTEVERRGDVLVYTADVLERDLELTGPVMMVLYAASSAPDTDFTAKLCDVRPDGYAQNIVEGAVRARFRDSLSAPAPITPDRVYEYRIDLWATSHLFRAGHRLRLEVSSSNFPRYDRNPNTGHDLFADSELRTARQSVFHDSRYPSRLVLPVIPR
- the gloA gene encoding lactoylglutathione lyase, translated to MKITLDLPADVFDADFPEDAFAARVRERAILELVGMHRLHEHEAARMLGLQRWELVERMEAAGISPTEKVFDEIRGALGRALAARGAAAGEGRIAMRLLHTMIRVNNLDETLKFYCDALGMKLLRRKDYPEGRFTLAFVGYGGEDDSTVIELTHNWDINSYEQGNAFGHLAIGVADIYKTCEELRRKGVKITREPGPMKFGGGPIAFIEDPNGYKIELIERT
- a CDS encoding sigma 54-interacting transcriptional regulator; protein product: MASIAVADNARVFLEEGVSQRVAPLLSALGVELTSAAEGQGATLRAEFIRGANAAHRLRLYRADVGDALEFDVPNACAAASAILSHALNLPSPLLTADEGMFAVLRAAVRTARTDSPIVLTGETGTGKELLVRLIHAASGRAGGMFSVNCAALNDSLGEHAASLAEDVAGDGMIGVDALFAAPDTTLFLDQVAELTHVSQTWVLHAIMRAADQAAGPTVRGGARLISATNRALEPLVAAGEFRRELYDRLGVLTIALPPLRERPPDILLLGAYFLRTAAADLSFTAGALKALTAYPFPGNVRELHNLVTRLAILPREAASRVIHASEVRAQLVAANTPASIWKASPFRTRCEMARQALAACKGDRAAAARKLGISMRALQRHAVANRGASQPRGR
- a CDS encoding DUF1329 domain-containing protein, which gives rise to MSRSLGTLLIALCVGAVAPSATALAQGGEAQTIPPGTVITKQNWRQYQQFFSDGEKYFWEGQGFWKMPDDVEIHVGQPHHFTLPPPFVEANEKYGGQTRLVKMPDGRFKLENYVAGFPFPNPSGPDIGTEIAANVTYRLQGEMFAVFADLYPDGQLPGGFFVKDRFGHWAATKVDALYRQLAYNWEPGKPRINPQAAGAWYTEWLMVEVPEQSKYTADLTIFFQDNLREEENYVFIPALRRSLRLSVSARCAPLFGSDMTHDDQRIGWNGGVGMFQAKLLGSQPLLTLQDMTKAAGRFPDEYDGMLGWPKPSWGDWEVRQVWKIDVGRIPSLSPGYCYGRRVMYIDRQYYQTQAEDLYDANHKLWKVVVIALTAKPIDHGEGGPQMGASAIWETYWDVQNEHVSYVTSMGANGDSFKVDYEIPKQYDNIPKYSTPGGLMQLMR
- a CDS encoding acyl-CoA dehydrogenase family protein translates to MDFNYSPEDEAFRAEFRAWLENNKQYAIPLREPLADEAEGQWEANVRWHRRLNEGGWIGISWPREYGGRGASLLQTIIYEQELERIGSAAPYTGFGIPLLGPTLIHWGSEEQKRRFLPKILTAEEIWCQGYSEPNSGSDLASLQTRAVEDGDYFVVNGSKIWTSSAHHADWIFLLTRTDPEAPKHRGISYLLVDMKTPGITVRPLVQMTGARGFNQVFFEDVRVPRANIVGQKNQGWQVAITTLMFERSGGHDRGLRKQVRELTELARRVRRNGRSAWEESSVRQKIAQFAMETEAIKYTGFRQLTRQLKGLPPGPEGSMMKLCATELGLRIAMFAMELLGPYSQLEHHADFALDQGVWSQRMLAARGPTIYAGTNQIQHNIIGERVLGLPKG